Proteins found in one Maridesulfovibrio sp. genomic segment:
- a CDS encoding KpsF/GutQ family sugar-phosphate isomerase: MTEKQLSDFIKRGKEVFKIEEKGLASIRESLDLNFAKAAEMLSACKGRVIITGLGKSGLVGRKIAATMSSTGTPSFFLHPVEGAHGDLGMVRAEDVVISISNSGETDELNALLPAIRSFGTKIISITSDMESTMGRLSDIVIKTKVPCEACSHGLAPTSSTTAALAMGDALAVCLMDHKGFDSHDFKKFHPGGSLGRRLTLCISELMHTDNIPAAPQNTALSEALTVLDKGGLGLVALLDGNRLSGVITDGDVRRLVCSGNFSSEIPAREVMIENPLRITPEMSAAQALDIMESKEITVLPVVDEEGTLSGMIHLHDLLGKGRLKFADNTRS, from the coding sequence ATGACCGAGAAACAACTTTCCGACTTCATAAAACGAGGCAAGGAAGTCTTTAAAATTGAAGAGAAAGGACTTGCCTCAATACGCGAATCACTTGACCTTAACTTTGCTAAGGCTGCGGAGATGCTCTCCGCATGCAAAGGCAGGGTGATCATTACCGGACTGGGAAAATCAGGCTTAGTGGGCCGCAAGATAGCCGCCACCATGTCATCCACCGGAACCCCTTCCTTCTTTCTGCATCCGGTTGAAGGAGCTCACGGCGATCTCGGTATGGTCCGGGCCGAAGATGTGGTCATTTCCATTTCCAACAGCGGGGAAACCGACGAGCTGAACGCACTGCTCCCGGCTATCCGCTCCTTCGGCACCAAAATCATTTCCATCACCTCGGATATGGAATCGACCATGGGTCGCCTCTCAGATATCGTCATAAAGACCAAGGTCCCATGCGAAGCCTGCTCCCACGGACTGGCACCGACATCATCAACCACCGCAGCACTGGCTATGGGCGACGCGCTGGCGGTATGCCTGATGGATCACAAGGGTTTTGACAGTCATGATTTCAAAAAATTTCATCCCGGCGGGTCTCTGGGCCGCAGGCTGACCCTGTGTATCAGCGAACTGATGCACACGGACAACATCCCCGCCGCCCCTCAGAACACCGCACTTTCCGAGGCACTTACAGTACTCGATAAAGGCGGCCTCGGACTTGTTGCCCTGCTCGACGGCAACAGACTCTCCGGTGTCATCACCGATGGCGATGTGCGCAGGCTGGTCTGTTCCGGAAATTTCAGTAGCGAAATTCCTGCCCGTGAAGTTATGATAGAAAACCCGCTACGCATCACCCCGGAAATGTCCGCAGCGCAGGCTCTCGACATCATGGAATCCAAAGAAATAACCGTGTTGCCCGTTGTAGATGAAGAAGGCACCCTCTCAGGTATGATTCATCTGCACGATCTGCTGGGCAAAGGTCGCCTTAAGTTCGCTGACAACACACGGAGCTAA
- the asnB gene encoding asparagine synthase (glutamine-hydrolyzing) — translation MCGIAGFIDLSRSSDASRLERIARKMGDAQNLRGPDGSDQWSDPEWGVGLDHRRLAIIDLTEEGVQPMHSRSGRYVTVYNGEIYNYRDLRAELEQTEGFPGWRGHSDTEVMLEAIEQWGFEEALKRFSGMFALAVWDRREHCLLLARDRMGEKPLYYSRQGENFLFGSELKALMGYKKYFKREVDRDSLAAYLRYCYVPAPRTIFKDTFCLMPGTWTCLRENGELMEPRPYWSLLDCAREAENKIFTAPDEAIIETLEDLLLKVIEREMIADVPLGAFLSGGVDSSLIVSLMQQCALAPVKTFTIGFDDEAYNEAEDAKAVAKHIGTEHTELYVSPQDALNIIPQIPQIWDQPFSDSSQIPTHLVSRMTREHVTVALSGDGGDELFAGYNRHFKGCSLWHKLANIPAPLRKIGSRMISSISPHSWNKVFQMYEPFLPPSLQMRLPGQKLHKLADVMGAGSASEYYRDLTSIWLNPETVVRNAREFKGPFQYSNRQPPQDNLTSWMQFMDTANYMPDDILTKVDRAAMGISLETRAPFLDHEIVEFSQRLPMHLRVSGGQGKHILRQILYKYVPQEMIERPKMGFGVPIDSWLRGPLREWAEDLLAPDRLDREGYFNAGQVRLAWNEHLAGIKDNQYRIWSILMFQSWCECWEIG, via the coding sequence ATGTGTGGAATCGCAGGTTTTATTGATCTCAGCCGTTCCTCAGACGCGAGCCGTCTGGAACGCATTGCCCGTAAGATGGGTGACGCCCAGAATTTACGCGGCCCTGACGGTTCCGATCAATGGTCTGATCCTGAATGGGGCGTTGGTCTTGACCACCGCCGCCTCGCCATCATCGACCTGACCGAAGAAGGTGTGCAGCCCATGCACTCCAGATCCGGCCGCTACGTTACTGTCTATAACGGCGAAATCTATAATTACCGTGATCTGCGTGCGGAATTGGAACAGACCGAGGGATTTCCCGGCTGGCGCGGCCATTCCGATACCGAGGTCATGCTTGAGGCTATTGAGCAATGGGGCTTTGAAGAAGCTCTTAAACGCTTCAGCGGCATGTTCGCTCTCGCCGTCTGGGACCGTAGGGAGCACTGCCTGCTGCTTGCAAGGGACCGCATGGGCGAGAAACCGCTCTACTACTCCAGACAGGGCGAGAACTTCCTCTTCGGCTCTGAGCTTAAAGCGCTCATGGGCTATAAAAAATATTTCAAGCGCGAAGTTGACCGCGACTCATTAGCCGCCTACCTGCGCTATTGCTACGTACCTGCTCCACGGACAATCTTCAAAGATACATTCTGCCTTATGCCCGGCACATGGACCTGTCTGCGGGAAAATGGCGAACTGATGGAACCCCGGCCATACTGGTCACTGCTTGATTGTGCTCGGGAAGCCGAAAATAAGATTTTCACGGCCCCGGATGAAGCAATAATCGAAACTTTAGAAGACCTGCTGCTCAAGGTCATCGAGCGGGAAATGATCGCAGATGTGCCGCTGGGGGCTTTTCTTTCCGGCGGGGTGGATTCTTCACTTATCGTATCCTTGATGCAGCAATGCGCTCTGGCCCCGGTTAAGACCTTCACCATCGGTTTTGATGATGAAGCATACAACGAAGCCGAGGATGCAAAGGCAGTAGCAAAACATATCGGAACCGAACACACAGAGCTGTACGTCTCGCCGCAGGATGCACTTAACATCATCCCGCAGATTCCGCAGATATGGGACCAGCCTTTTTCCGATTCCTCACAGATTCCTACGCACCTTGTTTCACGCATGACCCGTGAGCATGTGACCGTAGCCCTTTCCGGTGACGGAGGGGATGAACTTTTCGCCGGTTACAACCGTCATTTCAAAGGCTGCTCCCTGTGGCACAAGTTAGCAAATATTCCCGCGCCCCTGCGCAAAATTGGATCGAGAATGATCTCGTCCATATCACCGCATAGCTGGAATAAAGTCTTTCAAATGTACGAACCGTTTCTGCCACCGAGCCTGCAAATGCGCCTGCCCGGTCAGAAACTTCATAAACTCGCTGATGTAATGGGGGCAGGTTCTGCCTCTGAATATTACCGTGACCTTACTTCTATCTGGCTTAATCCGGAAACCGTTGTCCGCAATGCCCGTGAATTTAAGGGACCGTTTCAGTATTCCAACCGCCAGCCACCACAAGACAACCTGACCTCATGGATGCAGTTCATGGATACGGCCAACTATATGCCTGATGATATCCTGACCAAGGTTGACCGGGCGGCAATGGGCATCAGCCTCGAAACACGCGCGCCTTTCCTCGACCATGAGATTGTGGAATTTTCTCAACGGCTGCCGATGCACCTGCGTGTTTCAGGAGGACAGGGAAAACATATTCTGCGCCAGATTCTGTATAAATATGTGCCGCAGGAAATGATAGAACGACCCAAAATGGGTTTTGGAGTTCCCATCGACAGCTGGTTGCGCGGCCCCTTACGCGAATGGGCAGAAGACCTGCTCGCTCCGGACCGTCTGGACCGGGAAGGATATTTCAATGCAGGGCAGGTACGGCTGGCCTGGAACGAACATCTTGCCGGAATCAAAGACAACCAGTACAGAATCTGGAGCATCTTGATGTTCCAGAGCTGGTGTGAGTGTTGGGAGATTGGGTAG
- a CDS encoding glycosyltransferase family 4 protein translates to MKIAVIGGYSPSLINFRGPLLKALVSEGHEVYGIAPLDSQDVPQKLADMGIKFIEAPIQRTGMNPLKDLAALFALVKILKRIKPDTVLSYTIKPVIYGSIAAKLAGVKNIYSMITGLGYAFGQTSGKRGLLFKLVKTMYRVGLSCNNSVMFQNPDDRELFKNIGIIPQNKLTVVTNGSGVDLDHYTSSPVPEGGPVFLCISRLLKEKGVREFAAASVNLKKKYPQAKFRLVGPYDLGPDSLSDALIENWQDNGVQYIGPVEDVREELKNCSVYVLPSYREGTPRSVLEAMATGRPVVTTDATGCRETVIEGRNGFMVPVQDVPALELAMERFILQPDLMQRMGTASLEYIAEKFDVNKVNATIMKAMGL, encoded by the coding sequence GTGAAAATCGCAGTCATCGGCGGCTATAGCCCGTCACTTATCAACTTTCGCGGCCCACTGCTCAAAGCTCTGGTCTCCGAGGGACACGAAGTCTACGGCATAGCACCGCTTGACTCCCAAGACGTGCCGCAGAAACTCGCAGACATGGGCATCAAATTCATTGAGGCTCCCATCCAGCGAACAGGCATGAATCCTCTTAAAGACCTTGCCGCACTTTTCGCTCTGGTAAAAATACTGAAACGCATTAAACCTGACACGGTACTTTCATATACCATCAAGCCTGTCATTTACGGCTCCATAGCGGCCAAGCTGGCCGGGGTGAAAAACATTTACTCCATGATTACCGGGTTGGGCTATGCCTTCGGGCAGACATCCGGTAAAAGAGGGCTGCTCTTCAAACTGGTAAAAACCATGTATAGGGTAGGGCTATCATGCAATAACTCAGTCATGTTTCAGAATCCAGATGACCGAGAATTATTCAAAAACATTGGCATAATCCCGCAAAACAAATTGACTGTTGTCACCAACGGATCAGGTGTTGATCTTGACCATTACACCAGCTCACCTGTGCCTGAAGGTGGACCGGTATTTCTGTGCATTTCAAGGCTGCTCAAGGAAAAAGGCGTGCGAGAATTTGCCGCCGCATCCGTAAATCTGAAAAAGAAATATCCGCAGGCCAAATTCAGGTTGGTCGGCCCATATGACCTTGGACCGGATTCACTAAGTGACGCCCTGATTGAAAACTGGCAGGATAATGGTGTTCAGTATATTGGTCCGGTTGAAGATGTTCGTGAAGAGTTAAAGAATTGCTCTGTCTACGTATTACCTTCTTATAGAGAAGGAACCCCTCGCTCTGTGCTGGAAGCAATGGCAACCGGGAGGCCGGTTGTGACGACTGATGCCACTGGATGCCGGGAAACCGTTATCGAAGGACGAAACGGATTTATGGTTCCGGTACAAGATGTTCCAGCTCTGGAACTGGCAATGGAAAGATTCATTCTCCAGCCGGACCTCATGCAACGTATGGGTACAGCATCACTTGAATATATTGCTGAAAAATTTGATGTTAACAAGGTCAATGCGACCATTATGAAAGCCATGGGATTATAA
- a CDS encoding response regulator: MTPEQDPLFFVLADDDPRLHEYTVSILRDAGILEKHESFYDPVSFLAFLKESEEEPDVILLDVHFEGSGLSGVDILPYIREEYPYIPVVLLTGMDAEATDEAQSDVFTYFIPKPVTEDHLLRMLHFYLGKSKKTAEQVNILMAEMKEVKGYHQLLEEEVEQLQDEQRRLEEQSKTEKSVGAGKGFERVTEILESLLTRSEAMPSFIADLEKVYSTQFKLFKKVIETLIRFDVQDTGTPGMNIHKVKGTQNVFSARLSRKVRLFYYSSAKSVRKRLLRLDIYHDTKGMDKWIKNNYHSYAEIEEK, encoded by the coding sequence ATGACCCCGGAACAGGATCCTTTATTCTTCGTATTGGCAGACGACGACCCGCGTTTGCATGAATACACAGTTTCCATCCTCCGGGACGCGGGAATTCTTGAAAAGCATGAATCTTTCTATGATCCGGTGTCCTTTCTGGCCTTTCTCAAGGAATCAGAGGAAGAACCGGACGTGATCCTGCTGGATGTCCATTTTGAAGGTTCAGGACTCAGTGGCGTGGATATCCTGCCCTATATACGTGAGGAATATCCGTACATCCCGGTTGTCCTGTTAACCGGAATGGACGCCGAGGCCACAGACGAAGCCCAATCCGATGTATTCACCTATTTCATCCCCAAGCCGGTCACGGAAGACCACCTGCTGCGCATGCTTCACTTCTATCTGGGCAAAAGTAAAAAGACAGCAGAGCAGGTCAATATCCTCATGGCTGAGATGAAAGAAGTCAAAGGTTACCACCAGTTACTGGAAGAAGAGGTGGAACAGCTGCAGGACGAGCAACGACGCCTTGAAGAACAGAGCAAAACCGAAAAAAGCGTCGGAGCCGGAAAAGGATTTGAAAGGGTCACTGAAATCCTTGAATCATTGCTGACCAGAAGCGAAGCCATGCCCAGCTTTATTGCCGACCTTGAAAAAGTATACTCCACGCAGTTCAAACTGTTTAAAAAGGTCATCGAAACCCTGATCCGCTTTGATGTACAGGATACAGGAACACCGGGCATGAATATACATAAGGTTAAAGGCACCCAGAATGTCTTCAGTGCCCGCCTTTCCCGAAAGGTAAGGCTCTTTTATTACAGCTCGGCTAAAAGCGTCAGAAAAAGGCTATTAAGATTGGACATTTACCACGACACCAAGGGTATGGACAAGTGGATTAAAAACAACTACCATTCTTACGCTGAAATTGAAGAAAAATAG
- a CDS encoding type II secretion system F family protein gives MPTYQYRAVTAEGKKKKGFVEASSQSRAFATLQSKGLMPLRLEKVKSNQKEKSSTQSLAASMSMGGKIRLGESFYYLGILLQSGTALAQSLDMMARMTGGRASHTWMEIRDAVQSGESFSSCLAKYPKIFPQVYVGMVQVAESVGKLGDVLENIAKYEEERAEVSGRLMTAMVYPVVILMIGMGAVYFLLSEVLPKITVVFKAAKGELPTSTKIVVAVGNTLEGLGPMALLIPLCIVFALVSAYKSVPKFREKVDELLWKLPLVQKSTLARFSGILGFQIDAGIPLVQGMESSANAVKSTFFKKKMSEAREEVATGRSLSSVLAEQKIYPDIYILTLTAGQKSGELGKFLQRMGTIFERDVDNFMKRVVALAEPMLLLFIGMLIAFIVVAIMGPIFNLTSLVK, from the coding sequence ATGCCCACCTATCAATATAGAGCCGTCACAGCCGAAGGTAAAAAGAAAAAAGGATTTGTTGAAGCTTCCTCCCAATCCCGGGCTTTTGCTACTTTGCAGAGCAAGGGACTCATGCCCCTGCGTCTGGAAAAGGTCAAATCCAATCAAAAAGAAAAAAGTTCTACCCAGAGTCTGGCGGCTTCCATGTCCATGGGAGGCAAAATAAGACTGGGTGAATCATTCTACTATCTCGGTATCCTGCTGCAAAGCGGAACCGCGCTGGCCCAGTCTCTGGACATGATGGCCCGTATGACCGGCGGCAGAGCCAGTCACACATGGATGGAGATACGCGATGCGGTCCAGTCCGGGGAAAGCTTTTCATCCTGCCTTGCCAAGTACCCCAAAATTTTTCCGCAGGTCTACGTGGGAATGGTACAGGTAGCGGAATCAGTTGGTAAGCTGGGCGATGTACTTGAAAATATCGCCAAATATGAAGAAGAACGCGCTGAAGTCAGCGGACGACTCATGACCGCCATGGTCTATCCGGTAGTCATCCTGATGATAGGTATGGGCGCGGTTTATTTCCTGCTTTCCGAAGTTCTGCCCAAGATTACCGTTGTATTTAAAGCCGCCAAGGGTGAACTTCCCACATCCACCAAAATAGTTGTCGCGGTTGGCAATACACTTGAAGGACTGGGACCCATGGCGCTGCTTATCCCCCTGTGTATAGTTTTCGCACTGGTCAGCGCTTATAAGTCCGTGCCTAAATTCCGGGAAAAGGTGGACGAACTGTTATGGAAACTACCGTTGGTCCAGAAATCAACACTGGCCCGTTTTTCCGGTATACTTGGATTCCAGATCGATGCGGGAATCCCCCTTGTGCAAGGCATGGAAAGCTCCGCCAACGCTGTTAAATCCACATTTTTCAAAAAGAAAATGAGCGAAGCCCGTGAAGAAGTCGCCACCGGTAGATCTTTAAGTTCCGTACTTGCGGAGCAGAAAATTTATCCGGATATCTACATCCTGACTCTCACCGCAGGCCAAAAATCCGGGGAACTCGGAAAATTCCTGCAACGCATGGGCACCATCTTTGAAAGAGACGTTGATAACTTCATGAAACGCGTTGTCGCTTTGGCCGAACCCATGCTGCTGCTTTTCATCGGTATGCTCATCGCTTTTATTGTCGTCGCCATCATGGGACCGATATTCAACCTCACCTCGCTCGTAAAATAG
- a CDS encoding type II secretory pathway component PulC-like protein, whose protein sequence is MELKATKFPAWLWPLTFGLATAYLVSSFIPLPKPTAPILGQSFSTDVTTEIEKDSKIILGKNILSLDNPAEIQKKTTVTPATWMLVGILTGDTDMAVFRIKNETVILREGDEHEGWTLAEIKPQYVIWKYGREEKKVAMWDQVQSLKLVRGKTNKITVDKTEAKQILDDPNAFLKQALFKPNSKGGKTQGFRITNIKTNSMLKKLGLENGDVLMRINGEMITGPTKLLQIYGSLGGAAAIAMDVERKGQMLSLIVELK, encoded by the coding sequence ATGGAGCTTAAAGCCACCAAATTTCCGGCATGGCTATGGCCGCTGACCTTCGGGCTGGCCACAGCTTATCTTGTGTCGTCATTTATACCACTGCCCAAGCCCACTGCGCCCATTCTCGGCCAATCTTTTTCTACGGATGTTACTACTGAGATAGAAAAAGACTCCAAAATAATCCTTGGTAAAAATATCCTCAGTCTTGATAACCCGGCTGAGATACAGAAAAAAACCACCGTAACTCCGGCCACATGGATGCTTGTGGGCATCCTGACCGGTGATACGGACATGGCCGTATTCAGAATAAAAAACGAAACCGTCATCCTGCGCGAAGGTGATGAGCACGAGGGTTGGACTCTTGCCGAGATCAAGCCTCAGTATGTCATCTGGAAATACGGACGCGAAGAAAAAAAAGTTGCCATGTGGGATCAGGTTCAAAGCCTGAAACTTGTACGCGGCAAAACCAACAAGATTACCGTCGACAAAACCGAAGCCAAGCAGATTCTGGACGATCCCAACGCGTTCCTCAAGCAGGCCCTCTTCAAACCTAACAGCAAGGGCGGCAAGACTCAGGGATTCCGCATCACTAACATCAAGACCAATTCCATGCTCAAAAAGCTCGGTCTGGAAAACGGGGATGTTCTCATGCGCATTAACGGTGAGATGATCACCGGTCCGACCAAGCTGCTCCAGATTTACGGATCACTGGGCGGTGCTGCGGCCATTGCCATGGATGTTGAGCGCAAAGGGCAGATGCTCTCGCTCATTGTAGAACTCAAGTAG